The Raphanus sativus cultivar WK10039 chromosome 2, ASM80110v3, whole genome shotgun sequence genome includes a region encoding these proteins:
- the LOC108840993 gene encoding protein STRICTOSIDINE SYNTHASE-LIKE 11-like: MTSLASVISLLLSFSLAIFSNAASFKKLPLPGKRSGPEAFAFDSTGKGFYTGVSGGKILRYLPGKGFVDFGYITVSSKSQWCDGALGITYMSKCGRPAGIAFNNKTGELYVADAPLGLHVIPRGGGYAKKIADSVDGKPFLFLDGLDVDPTTGVVYFTFFSSKFRPGDVLKAVASKDATGKLFKYDPSKKVVTVLLEGLSGSAGCAVSSDGSFVLVSQFTKSNIKRYWIKGPKAGSSDDFTNAVSNPDNIKRIGSSGNFWVASVVNTATGPTNPSAVKVNSDGKVLQTVSVKDKFGDTLVSEVNEFKGKLYVGTLFSPYAGIIDI, encoded by the exons ATGACGTCGCTTGCCTCCGTGATTTCCCTTCTTCTCTCATTTTCTTTGGCCATTTTCTCCAATGCTGCGTCGTTCAAAAAACTTCCGCTGCCGGGAAAAAGGTCAGGCCCTGAAGCTTTCGCCTTTGATTCCACCGGAAAAGGTTTCTACACCGGAGTTTCCGGCGGTAAAATCTTAAGATATCTACCGGGGAAGGGTTTCGTCGATTTTGGCTATATCACAGTATCCTC aaagtCGCAATGGTGCGATGGAGCACTTGGAATAACTTATATGAGTAAATGCGGCCGGCCGGCCGGAATAGCATTCAATAACAAAACAGGAGAGCTCTACGTAGCTGATGCTCCGTTGGGTCTCCACGTCATACCTCGTGGTGGTGGCTACGCCAAGAAGATAGCCGACAGTGTTGACGGCAAGCCCTTCTTGTTTCTCGATGGTCTCGACGTTGATCCCACTACCGGGGTCGTCTACTTCACTTTCTTCAGCTCAAAATTTCGCCCTGG CGACGTGTTGAAAGCAGTGGCATCAAAAGATGCTACTGGAAAACTCTTCAAGTACGATCCATCAAAAAAGGTTGTGACTGTATTGCTCGAAGGTCTAAGTGGCTCTGCCGGTTGTGCCGTTAGTTCAGACGGTTCGTTTGTGCTAGTTAGTCAGTTCACCAAGAGTAACATCAAGAGGTATTGGATCAAAGGACCTAAAGCTGGTTCTTCTGATGACTTCACTAATGCGGTTTCAAACCCTGACAATATCAAGAGGATCGGTTCTTCCGGAAACTTTTGGGTAGCTTCGGTAGTGAACACAGCCACTGGACCAACAAATCCGTCGGCTGTTAAAGTTAATTCTGATGGTAAAGTGCTTCAGACAGTTTCGGTGAAGGATAAATTTGGGGATACATTGGTCAGCGAGGTCAACGAATTCAAAGGAAAGCTTTATGTCGGAACCCTGTTTAGTCCTTATGCCGGAATTATTGACatttaa
- the LOC108831353 gene encoding putative F-box protein At5g62660 yields the protein MDFTELPMHLVTEEILTRLPVKSLMRFMCVSKLWLTLISSPYFTHRFLTVPSPRLYMCLWDLNNYLDTEILSLAPQDATTTPTALLVDHDLTTPRMGSHILQNLGGFMCYVYWRKPRIYNPATRQLVTLPFKSSNHMTEPPGGKKIVSYYFGYDALNHKYKVISSISVHLKQNMEVISSENWVFVLEGGRGSWKKASLTSPDFCRRPHVPCKIEGLCIDGVIYYMALLGPFEYVFVSFDVKSEEFNMIQVPPRDGDQLLERFQNVGILEYGGKATLFDQTNLKEKGVVALWSVEDAGSNKWSCKNLVVQPSQQHLVNTITFHVKGTTQNGKVLLIPKNFVFPFHILSYDIQNNDMRKIEIRGIPDRWFNMDEDSDVRVDAMFMDQSESVISSDFVSSLDWTERDNHDTSIHSSLPMSLFVLFERNNQS from the coding sequence ATGGACTTTACGGAGCTTCCTATGCATTTAGTGACGGAGGAGATTCTCACGAGACTGCCTGTGAAATCCCTAATGAGATTCATGTGTGTCTCAAAGCTCTGGCTAACGCTCATCAGCTCACCATATTTCACCCACCGTTTCCTTACAGTCCCTTCCCCTCGTCTTTACATGTGTTTATGGGATCTAAACAACTACCTTGACACTGAAATACTCTCATTGGCTCCTCAAGACGCTACTACTACTCCAACTGCCCTTTTAGTTGACCACGATCTGACCACCCCACGGATGGGAAGCCACATCTTGCAAAATCTCGGTGGCTTCATGTGCTACGTATATTGGAGAAAGCCTCGGATCTATAACCCTGCCACCAGACAACTTGTCACCTTACCCTTCAAAAGCTCCAACCACATGACCGAACCTCCAGGAGGAAAAAAAATCGTCAGCTACTATTTCGGATACGACGCTCTTAACCACAAGTACAAAGTTATCTCCTCGATTAGCGTACACCTTAAACAGAATATGGAAGTGATAAGTTCAGAGAATTGGGTATTTGTACTAGAAGGTGGACGAGGTTCCTGGAAAAAGGCTTCTCTAACTTCACCGGACTTTTGTCGTCGTCCTCACGTGCCTTGCAAAATAGAAGGACTTTGTATCGATGGGGTTATATACTACATGGCTTTGCTTGGTCCGTTTGAGTATGTGTTTGTGAGTTTCGACGTTAAGTCTGAAGAGTTCAACATGATCCAAGTACCTCCCAGGGACGGCGACCAGCTGCTTGAAAGGTTTCAGAATGTGGGTATTTTGGAGTATGGTGGGAAAGCAACTCTTTTTGACCAAACAAATCTTAAAGAAAAGGGTGTCGTGGCTTTATGGTCTGTGGAAGATGCCGGGAGCAACAAATGGTCGTGCAAGAATCTGGTTGTGCAGCCTTCACAACAGCATCTAGTCAATACCATTACATTCCATGTAAAAGGTACAACTCAAAACGGCAAGGTTCTCCTGATACCaaagaattttgtttttccttttcacATTCTCTCTTATGATATTCAAAACAATGATATGAGAAAGATTGAGATCAGAGGTATACCTGACCGCTGGTTTAATATGGACGAAGATTCTGATGTACGTGTCGACGCGATGTTTATGGACCAGAGTGAGAGCGTCATCAGTAGCGATTTTGTATCTTCTCTCGACTGGACAGAGAGAGATAACCACGACACTTCGATTCACAGCTCTTTACCAATGTCTCTGTTTGTATTATTTGAAAGGAACAATCAATCATAA
- the LOC108840604 gene encoding protein STRICTOSIDINE SYNTHASE-LIKE 12-like, which translates to MTSSIFLISLLLLSLLSAVFSDDASFHKLPVPGKRSGPESFAFDSTGKVFYTGVSGGKILKYTPDKGFVDFAQITKSSTSSWCKGVFGTAMAKKCGRPAGIAFNPKTDDLYVADAPLGLHVIPPAGGLATKIADSVDGKPFKFLDGLDVDPTTGVVYFTSFSSKFSPSEVFIAVGVKDASGKLFQYDPATKAVTVLMEGLSGAAGCAVSSDGSFVLVSEFIKSNIKRYWIKGPKAGSIDDIFSSDVSNPDNIRRIGSTGNFWVASVINKVVVPTDPSAVKIDSNGKVLQTIFLKNEFGNTLLSEANEVDGKLYIGTLTGPFAGVMKL; encoded by the exons ATGACGTCGTCTATCTTCTtgatttctcttcttcttctctctcttttgtcaGCTGTTTTCTCAGATGACGCATCTTTCCACAAACTTCCGGTGCCCGGAAAGAGGTCAGGCCCTGAATCTTTTGCCTTCGATTCCACCGGAAAAGTTTTCTACACCGGAGTCTCCGGTGGTAAAATCCTCAAGTATACCCCCGACAAAGGTTTTGTCGATTTTGCCCAGATCACTAAGTCTTC AACTTCTTCATGGTGCAAAGGAGTATTTGGAACCGCAATGGCCAAGAAATGTGGCCGACCTGCGGGGATAGCCTTCAACCCAAAGACAGATGACCTTTACGTCGCTGATGCTCCATTGGGTCTTCACGTTATCCCTCCCGCCGGAGGTTTGGCCACAAAGATCGCTGATAGTGTTGACGGAAAGCCCTTCAAGTTCCTCGACGGTCTTGACGTTGATCCCACCACCGGCGTCGTCTACTTCACTTCTTTCAGCTCAAAGTTCAGCCCCAG CGAAGTGTTTATCGCAGTGGGTGTAAAAGACGCGAGTGGAAAGCTCTTCCAATACGACCCTGCGACCAAAGCAGTGACTGTATTAATGGAAGGTCTAAGTGGTGCGGCAGGTTGCGCCGTGAGCTCAGATGGTTCATTCGTACTGGTTAGCGAGTTCATAAAGAGTAACATCAAGAGATATTGGATTAAAGGACCAAAAGCTGGATCTATTGATGACATCTTCTCAAGTGATGTCTCGAACCCCGACAACATCAGGAGGATCGGTTCTACTGGAAACTTTTGGGTCGCTTCCGTCATTAACAAGGTCGTGGTGCCCACGGACCCTTCGGCTGTCAAAATCGATTCTAATGGAAAAGTGCTTCAGACAATATTTCTCAAGAATGAGTTTGGTAATACTTTGCTCAGTGAAGCCAACGAGGTCGACGGCAAATTGTATATTGGAACTCTTACTGGACCTTTTGCCGGAGTTATGAAACTTTAG